The Amycolatopsis methanolica 239 nucleotide sequence ACCCACCGTCCGGCGCCCGGCGCTGGGCGGCCGGGGTGCTCGGGCACGCGGACTACCTGGTGGACCCGGAATGGGACCAGGCGGTGGCCATCGCGGCAGGCCTGGAGACACCGGGCAAACCGGCCCGCGGGGAGGCCGAGCAGGTTCCCCTGTTCCCCGACCTCCCCCGATTCCACCTGAACATGGCTCGCTGAGCGCACACGAAAAGGCCCCCTCGGCGAGGGGGCCTTTTCGTGTCTCAAGGCTTCGTCGGGTCGGCACCTTCCACCGGCACAGGCGATTCGGTCGCGCCGCGTTTGCCGAGCAGCGAGTGGCGTCGGCTGTAGGCGAAGTAGATGACCACGCCGAGCACCATCCAGGCCAGGAACCTCAGCCAGGTCAGCACCGTCAGGTTCAGCATCAGCCACAGGCACGCCAGGATCGCGAGGATCGGCACCACCGGCACCCACGGCACCCGGAACGCCCGCGGCAGGTCCGGCCGCGTCCGGCGCAGCACCAGCACACCCGCCGACACCAGCACGAACGCGAACAGCGTGCCGACGTTGACCATCTCCTCCAGCTTGTCCGCCGGGAAGAACGTGGCCGCCACCGCGACCAGCAGGCCGACCAGCATGGTCGCGCGCGCCGGGGTGCCCCGCTCGCTCGTGCGGGCCAGCGAGCGCGGCAGCAGACCGTCGCGCGACATCGCGTACAGCACCCGGACCTGGCCGAGCATCAGCACCATCACCACGGTGGTCAGGCCGGCCAGCGCGCCGACCGAGATGACGTTCGCCGCCCAGTTGACGCCGTTCGCGGCGAACGCGGTCGCCAGGGTCTTGTGGCTGCCGTCGCCCGCGTCGGTGGCCAGGTCGGTGTAGGGCACCATGCCGACGACCACGAGCGACACCGCCACGTACAGCACGGTGACGATCGCCAGCGAGCCGAAGATGCCGCGCGGCACCGAGCGCTGCGGGTTCTTCGTCTCCTCCGCCGTGGTGGCCACGATGTCGAACCCGATGAACGCGAAGAACACCAGCGAGGCGCCTGCCAGCAGACCGAACAGGCCGAACGAGCTGCTCGCCCCGCCCGCGATGACCGAGAACAGCGACTGGTCGACGCCCGACTCACCGCTGGACGCAGGCGCACCCGGCGGGATGTAGGGCGAGTAGTTGGCGCCCTTGACGTAGAACAGGCCGAGCACGATCACGAACAGCACGATGCC carries:
- a CDS encoding amino acid permease, producing the protein MPGNGLWRTKSIEQSIKDTDEPDTRLRRNLSAWDLTVFGVAVVIGAGIFTLTARTAGDYAGPSVSLAFVFAAIACGLAALCYAEFASTVPVAGSAYTFSYATFGEFMAWIIGWDLVLELAVGAAAVSKGWSVYLETVLGYIFGDGAKTTFDIGGVIVDWGALILVLALALVLTIGTKLSSRVSMVITAIKVGIVLFVIVLGLFYVKGANYSPYIPPGAPASSGESGVDQSLFSVIAGGASSSFGLFGLLAGASLVFFAFIGFDIVATTAEETKNPQRSVPRGIFGSLAIVTVLYVAVSLVVVGMVPYTDLATDAGDGSHKTLATAFAANGVNWAANVISVGALAGLTTVVMVLMLGQVRVLYAMSRDGLLPRSLARTSERGTPARATMLVGLLVAVAATFFPADKLEEMVNVGTLFAFVLVSAGVLVLRRTRPDLPRAFRVPWVPVVPILAILACLWLMLNLTVLTWLRFLAWMVLGVVIYFAYSRRHSLLGKRGATESPVPVEGADPTKP